The following proteins are encoded in a genomic region of Stutzerimonas balearica DSM 6083:
- a CDS encoding glycosyltransferase family 1 protein produces MSWAGPFQYDIGKSRNAQHTPAEVVFDEQVPTLLCLSHLRWSFVYQRPQHLMSRFARDFNVLFCEEPIATEDDQPWLEVRPEENGVQVLIPRLPHGCAGEAADRVQRELLDGYLAKLGVDDLLLWYYTPMSLAFSDHLEPRVTIYDCMDELSAFRGAPPELIERERELLKRADLVFTGGYSIWEAKRELHDDAHPFPSSVDVEHFAAARRPQHDPDDQAEIPRPRLGFYGVIDERLDLELLEQVARLKPDWQLVLIGPVVKIDPAELPRRDNLHYLGGKTYDELPQYLAGWDVAIMPFALNESTRFISPTKTPEYLAGGRPVVSTPITDVVRTYGDTGIVRIADGAEAFIAACEAALKDAEDRDRLLARADEILGDMSWDHTWSLMKEKIQCAI; encoded by the coding sequence ATGAGTTGGGCCGGCCCCTTCCAGTACGACATCGGCAAATCCCGCAACGCCCAGCACACGCCGGCCGAAGTGGTCTTCGACGAGCAGGTGCCGACGCTGCTGTGCCTGTCGCACCTGCGCTGGAGCTTCGTCTACCAGCGCCCGCAACATCTGATGTCGCGTTTCGCCCGCGATTTCAACGTGCTGTTCTGCGAAGAACCGATTGCCACCGAGGACGACCAGCCGTGGCTGGAAGTCCGCCCCGAAGAGAACGGCGTGCAGGTGCTGATCCCGCGGCTGCCGCACGGCTGCGCCGGCGAGGCAGCCGACCGCGTGCAGCGCGAGCTGCTCGACGGCTACCTGGCCAAGCTTGGCGTCGACGACCTGCTGCTGTGGTACTACACGCCGATGAGCCTGGCGTTTTCCGACCACCTCGAGCCGCGCGTGACCATCTACGACTGCATGGACGAGCTCTCGGCCTTCCGCGGTGCACCGCCTGAGCTGATCGAGCGCGAACGCGAGCTGCTCAAGCGCGCCGACCTGGTGTTCACCGGCGGCTACAGCATCTGGGAAGCCAAGCGCGAGTTGCATGACGACGCGCATCCCTTCCCCAGCAGCGTCGACGTCGAGCACTTCGCCGCCGCGCGGCGGCCGCAGCACGACCCGGACGACCAGGCCGAGATCCCGCGGCCGCGCCTGGGCTTCTACGGCGTGATCGACGAGCGCCTGGACCTCGAACTGCTGGAGCAGGTCGCGCGGCTCAAGCCCGACTGGCAGCTGGTGCTGATCGGCCCGGTGGTGAAGATCGACCCGGCCGAGCTGCCGCGGCGCGACAACCTGCACTACCTGGGCGGCAAGACCTACGACGAGCTGCCGCAGTACCTCGCGGGCTGGGACGTGGCGATCATGCCGTTCGCGCTGAACGAATCGACGCGCTTCATCAGCCCGACCAAGACCCCCGAATACCTGGCCGGCGGCCGCCCGGTGGTATCGACGCCGATCACCGACGTGGTGCGCACCTACGGCGACACCGGCATCGTGCGCATCGCCGACGGCGCCGAGGCCTTCATTGCCGCCTGCGAGGCCGCGCTGAAGGATGCCGAGGACCGCGACCGCCTGCTGGCCCGCGCCGACGAGATCCTCGGCGACATGTCCTGGGACCACACCTGGAGCCTGATGAAGGAGAAGATCCAATGCGCGATATGA
- the galE gene encoding UDP-glucose 4-epimerase GalE — MILVTGGAGYIGSHACLELLQAGHEVLVLDNLCNSSRRALDRVEQLAGRKLQFVKGDVRNRPLLNALFAAYPVTAVMHFAGLKAVGESVREPLRYYETNVSGSIALCQAMAEAGIFRLVFSSSATVYGESAVMPITEHCPTGQPTNPYGQSKLMAENVLRGLANSDPRWSIGLLRYFNPIGAHESGLIGEDPNGTPNNLLPYMLQVAIGRRRELSVYGDDYPTPDGTGIRDYIHVVDLVQGHLKALQRLEQVNGVSVWNLGTGKGYSVKEMIGALEEVIGRPLPHVIKPRRAGDIAQCWSDPTKAAVELGWRAERDLMTMLADAWRWQSRNPQGYAEPAAAPKTTPAALAS; from the coding sequence ATGATTCTGGTGACGGGAGGAGCGGGTTACATCGGCTCTCATGCATGCCTGGAGCTGCTCCAGGCAGGCCACGAGGTGCTGGTGCTCGACAACCTGTGCAACAGCTCGCGCCGGGCGCTGGACCGGGTCGAGCAGCTCGCCGGGCGCAAGCTGCAGTTCGTCAAGGGCGACGTGCGCAATCGGCCGCTGCTCAACGCGCTGTTCGCCGCCTATCCGGTGACCGCGGTGATGCATTTCGCCGGGCTCAAGGCCGTCGGCGAAAGCGTGCGCGAACCGCTGCGCTACTACGAGACGAATGTCAGCGGCAGCATCGCGCTGTGCCAGGCGATGGCCGAGGCCGGCATCTTCCGCCTGGTATTCAGCTCTTCGGCGACCGTCTACGGCGAGAGCGCGGTGATGCCGATCACCGAGCACTGCCCGACCGGCCAGCCGACCAACCCCTACGGCCAGTCCAAGCTGATGGCCGAGAACGTGCTGCGCGGCCTGGCCAATTCCGACCCGCGCTGGTCGATCGGCCTGCTGCGCTATTTCAACCCGATCGGCGCCCATGAATCCGGGCTGATCGGCGAGGACCCCAACGGCACGCCGAACAACCTCCTGCCCTACATGCTGCAGGTGGCCATCGGCCGGCGCCGCGAACTGAGCGTCTACGGCGACGACTACCCGACCCCGGACGGCACCGGCATCCGCGACTACATCCACGTGGTCGACCTGGTGCAGGGCCACCTCAAGGCGCTGCAACGGCTCGAGCAGGTCAATGGCGTCTCGGTGTGGAACCTCGGCACCGGCAAGGGTTACTCGGTGAAAGAGATGATCGGTGCGCTCGAAGAGGTCATCGGTCGCCCGCTGCCGCACGTCATCAAGCCACGCCGCGCCGGCGACATCGCCCAGTGCTGGTCGGACCCGACCAAGGCCGCCGTGGAGCTCGGCTGGCGTGCCGAGCGCGACCTGATGACCATGCTCGCCGACGCCTGGCGCTGGCAGAGCCGCAACCCGCAGGGTTATGCCGAACCGGCAGCGGCGCCGAAGACCACGCCCGCCGCGCTGGCCAGCTAA
- a CDS encoding beta-glucosidase, with the protein MYRPTLFDSFFLGGFECSTHRRHDGRRLDLLAATGHDRLVAEDYRALQRHGIRSARDGLRWHLIERQPGRYDWSSFLPMLAAARDSGTQVIWDLCHYGWPDDIDIWRPEFVERFARFAGEVARLVREHSDAVPFYSPVNEISFWAWAGGDHARFNPLGQGRGAELKHQLIRASIAAIEAIRAVEPRARFVQVDPAIHISAQVLRPAAQREAENARQAQFEAWDMLCGKAWPGLGGKPEYLDIVGVNYYSDNQWYLGGDTIVRGHPDYRPFRGILKEIHRRYGRPILVAETGAEGDLRGDWLRYVSEQVGLALQQGVPVEGICLYPVLDYPGWDDDRHCPTGLFGFPDARGERPEHAGLADELRLQQTRFASVQAHHEPAVTPA; encoded by the coding sequence ATGTATCGACCGACCCTGTTCGATAGCTTTTTTCTCGGCGGCTTCGAGTGCTCCACGCACCGCCGCCACGACGGCCGCCGGCTCGACCTGCTGGCCGCCACCGGCCATGATCGGCTGGTCGCCGAGGACTACCGCGCCTTGCAGCGCCACGGCATCCGCAGTGCCCGCGACGGCCTGCGCTGGCACCTGATCGAGCGTCAGCCGGGCCGCTACGACTGGTCCAGCTTCCTGCCGATGCTCGCGGCCGCGCGCGACAGCGGCACCCAGGTGATCTGGGACCTGTGCCATTACGGCTGGCCCGACGACATCGACATCTGGCGCCCTGAGTTCGTCGAGCGTTTCGCCCGCTTTGCCGGCGAGGTGGCGCGGCTGGTGCGCGAGCACAGCGACGCGGTGCCGTTCTACTCGCCGGTCAACGAGATCTCCTTCTGGGCCTGGGCCGGCGGCGACCATGCGCGCTTCAACCCGCTGGGCCAGGGCCGTGGCGCCGAGCTCAAGCACCAGCTGATCCGTGCCAGCATCGCGGCCATCGAGGCGATCCGCGCGGTCGAGCCGCGGGCGCGCTTCGTCCAGGTCGACCCGGCGATCCACATCAGTGCGCAGGTGCTGCGCCCGGCCGCCCAGCGCGAGGCGGAAAACGCCCGTCAGGCGCAGTTCGAAGCCTGGGACATGCTCTGCGGCAAGGCCTGGCCGGGCCTGGGTGGCAAGCCGGAGTACCTCGATATCGTCGGGGTGAACTACTACTCGGACAACCAGTGGTACCTGGGTGGCGACACCATCGTTCGCGGCCACCCGGACTACCGCCCGTTCCGCGGCATCCTCAAGGAGATCCACCGCCGTTACGGGCGGCCGATCCTGGTTGCCGAAACCGGCGCTGAAGGCGACCTGCGCGGCGACTGGCTGCGCTACGTCAGCGAGCAGGTCGGCCTGGCGCTGCAGCAGGGTGTCCCGGTGGAGGGCATCTGCCTGTACCCGGTGCTCGACTACCCCGGCTGGGACGACGACCGGCATTGCCCGACCGGCCTGTTCGGCTTCCCCGACGCCCGTGGCGAGCGCCCCGAGCATGCCGGCCTGGCCGACGAGCTGCGCCTGCAACAGACCCGCTTCGCCTCGGTCCAAGCGCATCATGAGCCCGCTGTGACACCCGCATGA
- a CDS encoding LysR family transcriptional regulator gives MARDLPPLNALRAFEAAARLGSVSEAARELHVTHGAISRQLKQLEEALGLALFAKEGRGVKLTDAGQRLGEAASEAFERLRSACAELQRHTAEAPFVLGCPGSLLARWFIPRLDRLNRDLPELRLQLSASEGELDPRKPGLDATLWYAEPPWPADMQVFELTAERIGPVLSPHHPRCAELRGAPAAALLGEALLHTVSRPQAWPTWAAGQGLAAGELRYGQGFEHLYFLLEAALAGLGIAIAPQQLVADDLAAGRLLAPWGFVETRAQLALWVPRRRLDRRAERLAEWLAGALA, from the coding sequence CTGGGTAGCGTAAGCGAAGCCGCACGCGAGCTGCACGTCACCCACGGGGCCATCAGCCGGCAGCTGAAGCAGCTCGAAGAAGCCCTCGGTCTGGCCCTGTTCGCCAAGGAAGGGCGCGGCGTAAAACTCACCGATGCCGGCCAACGTCTGGGCGAGGCCGCCAGCGAGGCGTTTGAGCGCCTGCGCAGCGCCTGCGCCGAACTGCAACGGCACACGGCCGAGGCGCCGTTCGTGCTCGGTTGTCCCGGCAGCCTTTTGGCGCGCTGGTTCATTCCGCGGCTGGACCGGCTCAATCGCGACCTGCCGGAGCTGCGCCTGCAGCTATCGGCCAGCGAGGGCGAGCTGGACCCGCGCAAGCCGGGGCTGGATGCCACGCTGTGGTACGCCGAGCCGCCCTGGCCGGCCGACATGCAGGTATTCGAGCTGACGGCCGAGCGCATTGGCCCGGTGCTCAGCCCGCATCACCCGCGTTGTGCCGAGCTGCGTGGCGCCCCGGCGGCGGCGCTGCTCGGCGAGGCGCTGCTGCATACGGTGTCGCGCCCGCAGGCCTGGCCGACCTGGGCGGCCGGGCAGGGGCTGGCCGCTGGCGAGTTGCGCTACGGGCAGGGTTTCGAGCACCTGTACTTTCTGCTCGAGGCGGCACTGGCCGGGCTCGGTATAGCCATCGCGCCGCAGCAGCTGGTCGCCGATGACCTCGCCGCCGGGCGCCTGCTGGCGCCCTGGGGTTTCGTCGAGACACGGGCGCAGCTGGCGCTGTGGGTGCCGCGACGCCGGCTCGACCGGCGTGCCGAACGCCTGGCCGAGTGGCTGGCCGGGGCACTGGCCTGA
- the glf gene encoding UDP-galactopyranose mutase, which yields MRDMNPQDSNPERLGGGSGDVPGVRQRGFDYLIVGAGFAGSVLAERLAAGLNKRVLVVDRRPHIGGNAYDHHDESGVLIHRYGPHIFHTNSQRIVDYLSRFTEWRPYEHRVLAQVDGQQVPIPINRTTLNKLYGLNLETDEQAAEYLASRAEPVADIQTSEDVVINGIGRELYEKFFRGYTRKQWALDPSQLDKSVTSRVPTRTNTDDRYFTDSFQQMPRHGYTKMFEKMLAHPNIKVMLNTDYREIRDEVEYDHLVYCGPIDEYFDYRFGKLPYRSLRFEHKQLEQEQFQPVGTVNYPSEDVPYTRISEYKHLTGQVHPKTSVTYEYPSAEGDPYYPIPRPENAELYKRYQQLAEQTPGVTFIGRLGTYKYYNMDQVVGQALAAYKRIEEAERGPATGERDAPACSLAEQAG from the coding sequence ATGCGCGATATGAACCCGCAAGACAGCAATCCCGAACGTCTCGGCGGGGGCTCCGGTGATGTGCCGGGCGTACGCCAGCGTGGTTTCGACTACCTCATCGTCGGCGCCGGTTTCGCCGGCAGCGTGCTCGCCGAGCGCCTGGCCGCCGGGCTCAACAAGCGCGTGCTGGTGGTCGACCGGCGCCCGCACATCGGCGGCAACGCCTACGACCATCACGACGAATCCGGCGTGCTGATCCACCGCTACGGCCCGCACATCTTCCACACCAATTCGCAGCGCATCGTCGACTACCTGTCGCGTTTCACCGAGTGGCGCCCCTACGAGCACCGCGTGCTGGCGCAGGTGGACGGCCAGCAGGTGCCGATTCCGATCAACCGCACCACGCTGAACAAGCTCTACGGCCTGAACCTGGAAACCGACGAGCAGGCCGCCGAGTACCTGGCCAGCCGCGCCGAGCCGGTGGCCGACATCCAGACCAGCGAAGACGTGGTGATCAACGGCATCGGCCGCGAGTTGTACGAGAAGTTCTTCCGCGGCTACACGCGCAAGCAGTGGGCGCTGGACCCCTCGCAGCTGGACAAGTCGGTGACCTCGCGGGTGCCGACGCGCACCAACACCGACGATCGCTACTTCACCGACAGCTTCCAGCAGATGCCCAGGCACGGCTACACGAAGATGTTCGAGAAGATGCTCGCCCACCCGAACATCAAGGTCATGCTCAACACCGATTACCGCGAGATTCGCGACGAGGTCGAGTACGACCACCTGGTGTACTGCGGGCCGATCGACGAGTACTTCGACTACCGCTTCGGCAAGCTGCCGTACCGCTCGCTGCGCTTCGAGCACAAGCAGCTCGAGCAGGAGCAGTTCCAGCCGGTCGGCACGGTCAACTACCCGAGCGAGGACGTGCCCTACACGCGCATCAGCGAGTACAAGCACCTCACCGGGCAGGTCCACCCGAAGACCAGCGTCACCTACGAATACCCCTCCGCCGAGGGCGACCCCTACTACCCGATCCCACGTCCGGAAAACGCCGAGCTGTACAAGCGCTACCAGCAGCTCGCCGAGCAGACGCCGGGCGTGACCTTCATCGGTCGCCTGGGTACCTACAAGTACTACAACATGGATCAGGTGGTCGGCCAGGCGCTGGCGGCGTACAAACGCATCGAGGAAGCCGAGCGTGGCCCGGCCACCGGCGAGCGCGACGCGCCTGCGTGCAGCCTCGCCGAACAGGCCGGCTGA
- a CDS encoding catalase family protein, giving the protein MLKRFWLWLGRLLGRLLLALTVLGLAGWAIAALHFHLTHRGPVSSEEVIAPTEAADTQAIIEDAIAVVEQHRDNTRVLRDAHAKAHGCVRAEVSVRADLEPALRQGVFSEPGKTWQAWMRLSNGNAYPQFDRIRDARGMAIKLLDVPGEKLTRDPRHAGEQDFVMFNHPVFFVRDVAEYRSNFAAQAQGKKALAFFPSIDPRSWELRHLFIALQTLAPAPESPVATTYSSVAPYKLGPHNIKYRVIPTPERCPDYRLPEQNRDLPNFLRSALYQQLSLDRAPACFALQVQRQNPQHYMPIEDTSIEWDEAIAPFETVADIRLPAQDFDSPEQNLACDNLAFNPWHALPEHRPIGGINRLRKAVYEAISSYRLERNGALAP; this is encoded by the coding sequence ATGTTGAAGCGATTCTGGCTCTGGCTCGGCAGGCTGCTCGGGCGCCTGCTGCTCGCCCTGACGGTGCTCGGCCTGGCCGGCTGGGCCATTGCCGCCCTGCACTTTCACCTCACCCATCGTGGCCCCGTCTCCAGCGAGGAAGTCATCGCGCCGACTGAAGCGGCCGATACCCAGGCGATCATCGAGGACGCCATCGCCGTGGTCGAGCAGCACCGTGACAACACCCGCGTCCTGCGCGATGCGCATGCCAAGGCGCACGGCTGCGTGCGGGCCGAGGTCAGCGTGCGCGCCGATCTGGAACCGGCGCTGCGCCAGGGTGTGTTCAGCGAGCCGGGCAAGACCTGGCAGGCCTGGATGCGGCTGTCCAACGGCAACGCCTATCCGCAGTTCGACCGCATCCGCGACGCCCGCGGCATGGCGATCAAGCTACTCGACGTGCCTGGGGAAAAGCTCACACGTGACCCGCGCCATGCCGGTGAACAGGACTTCGTGATGTTCAACCACCCCGTGTTCTTCGTCCGTGACGTTGCCGAATATCGCAGCAACTTCGCTGCCCAGGCGCAGGGCAAGAAGGCGCTGGCGTTCTTCCCCAGCATCGATCCGCGCAGCTGGGAGCTGCGCCACCTGTTCATCGCACTGCAGACCCTGGCGCCCGCGCCCGAGAGCCCGGTGGCTACCACTTACAGCTCCGTGGCGCCATACAAGCTCGGCCCGCACAACATCAAGTATCGGGTGATCCCGACGCCCGAGCGCTGCCCGGACTATCGGCTGCCGGAGCAGAACCGCGACCTGCCGAACTTCCTGCGCAGTGCGCTCTACCAGCAGCTCTCGCTCGACCGGGCGCCGGCCTGCTTCGCCCTGCAGGTGCAACGGCAGAATCCGCAGCACTACATGCCGATCGAAGACACCAGCATCGAGTGGGACGAGGCGATCGCACCTTTCGAGACCGTGGCCGACATTCGCTTGCCGGCACAGGACTTCGACAGCCCCGAGCAGAACCTCGCCTGCGACAACCTGGCCTTCAACCCGTGGCACGCGCTGCCCGAGCATCGCCCGATCGGCGGGATCAACCGCTTGCGCAAGGCCGTCTACGAGGCAATCAGCAGCTACCGGCTGGAGCGTAACGGCGCCCTGGCGCCCTGA
- a CDS encoding dodecin has protein sequence MSDHHTYKKIEIVGSSRTSVDDAIQNAVAEASKTLENVEWFEVGEIRGHVENGKVAHFQVTMKVGFRLRDS, from the coding sequence ATGTCGGATCATCACACTTATAAGAAGATCGAGATCGTCGGCTCCTCGCGCACCAGCGTCGACGATGCCATTCAGAATGCCGTCGCCGAAGCGAGCAAGACGCTGGAAAACGTCGAGTGGTTCGAGGTCGGCGAAATCCGCGGCCATGTCGAGAACGGCAAGGTCGCGCATTTCCAGGTCACCATGAAGGTCGGCTTCCGCCTGCGCGACAGCTGA
- a CDS encoding di-heme-cytochrome C peroxidase, which translates to MRLLRRALLGLLSLAVLAVGVGLYFIAYPNLPQYQPPQALHYLEQWSDADRQRYYYTPQGTQVKGLQYDWFTALELPFSTDRFAAPEYLARFGFLVDPAQAPSAANPGNLPVGFARHEDDSGRSYLDVTCAACHTGELRYQDQALRIDGGAAMHSLASTVPTLRGGSFGQALGMSMAFTYYNPLKFRRFAEQVLGERYEQDRAQLRHDFKQVLDRLLGTAYNDWHRGLYPTEEGFGRTDAFGRIANSVFGDAIDPANYRVANAPVSYPHLWDIWKFDWVQWNGSAMQPMARNIGEALGVGATLRLLHENGQPIAEAERYASGVRVRDLHRLETTLMQLAPPRWPEDVLGAIDLEQASLGRALYKENCAHCHDARPKPVDKRFAAERDPEWHMKVIPTSFVGTDPTTADNIADHRFDLTRLGWTQDELDRLDVQLYGASSGPLDLASLSSAKGLAYITAYVEERAYREAGIAAPERARYDGFGLPIGVQELRGYKARPLDGIWATPPFLHNGSVPNLFQLLSPVAERQKQFWVGSREFDPRHVGIRTERFAGGFLLDTAITGNGNRGHEFRAGCRGNGVIGRALAPHERWALVEYLKVLGDPAFEARLTDIPPQPYNPGPACP; encoded by the coding sequence ATGCGATTGCTGCGACGTGCCCTGCTCGGGCTGCTGTCGCTGGCCGTGCTTGCGGTCGGCGTCGGGCTCTACTTCATCGCCTACCCCAACCTGCCGCAGTATCAGCCGCCGCAAGCCCTGCACTATCTCGAGCAGTGGAGCGACGCGGACCGCCAGCGCTACTACTACACGCCACAGGGCACCCAGGTGAAAGGCCTGCAGTACGACTGGTTCACTGCGCTGGAGCTGCCGTTCAGCACCGATCGCTTCGCCGCCCCCGAATACCTGGCCCGCTTCGGCTTTCTGGTCGACCCGGCGCAGGCGCCAAGTGCGGCGAACCCCGGCAACCTGCCGGTCGGTTTCGCCCGCCACGAGGACGACAGCGGGCGCAGCTACCTCGACGTGACCTGCGCGGCCTGCCACACCGGCGAGCTGCGCTACCAGGACCAGGCGCTGCGCATCGACGGCGGTGCCGCCATGCATTCGCTGGCCTCGACCGTACCCACCCTGCGCGGCGGCTCGTTCGGCCAGGCGCTGGGCATGAGCATGGCCTTCACCTATTACAACCCGCTCAAGTTCCGTCGCTTCGCCGAGCAGGTGCTGGGCGAGCGTTACGAGCAGGACCGCGCGCAGTTGCGCCACGACTTCAAGCAGGTGCTCGACCGTCTGCTCGGCACCGCCTACAACGACTGGCACCGCGGGCTCTACCCCACCGAAGAAGGCTTCGGCCGTACCGATGCGTTCGGCCGCATCGCCAACAGCGTGTTCGGCGATGCCATCGATCCGGCGAACTACCGCGTGGCCAACGCGCCGGTGAGCTACCCGCATCTGTGGGATATCTGGAAGTTCGACTGGGTGCAGTGGAACGGCTCGGCCATGCAGCCGATGGCACGCAATATCGGCGAGGCGCTGGGTGTTGGCGCCACACTGCGTCTGCTGCACGAGAACGGCCAGCCCATCGCCGAAGCCGAGCGCTACGCATCGGGCGTTCGCGTACGCGACCTGCACAGGCTGGAAACCACCCTCATGCAGCTGGCCCCGCCTCGCTGGCCCGAAGACGTGCTGGGCGCGATCGATCTAGAGCAGGCCAGCCTCGGTCGCGCGCTGTACAAGGAAAACTGTGCGCATTGCCACGACGCCAGGCCCAAGCCGGTCGACAAGCGTTTCGCTGCCGAACGCGACCCCGAGTGGCACATGAAGGTGATCCCCACCTCCTTCGTCGGTACCGATCCGACCACAGCCGACAATATTGCCGACCACCGCTTCGACCTGACCCGCCTGGGCTGGACCCAGGATGAGCTGGATCGCCTGGATGTGCAGCTGTATGGCGCGTCATCCGGCCCGCTCGATCTCGCCAGCCTGTCCAGCGCCAAGGGCCTGGCCTACATCACTGCCTACGTCGAGGAACGCGCCTACCGCGAGGCGGGCATCGCAGCGCCGGAGCGCGCCAGATACGACGGCTTCGGCCTGCCGATCGGCGTGCAGGAGCTGCGCGGCTACAAGGCACGCCCGCTGGACGGCATCTGGGCGACGCCGCCGTTCCTGCACAACGGCTCGGTGCCGAACCTGTTCCAGCTGCTCTCGCCGGTCGCCGAACGGCAGAAGCAGTTCTGGGTCGGCAGCCGCGAGTTCGACCCGCGCCATGTGGGTATTCGTACCGAGCGCTTTGCCGGCGGCTTCCTGCTGGATACCGCGATCACCGGCAATGGCAACCGCGGCCACGAGTTCCGCGCCGGTTGCCGCGGCAACGGCGTGATCGGCCGCGCCCTGGCGCCGCACGAACGCTGGGCGCTGGTCGAGTACCTCAAGGTGCTCGGCGACCCGGCGTTCGAAGCGCGGCTGACCGATATCCCGCCACAGCCCTACAACCCCGGCCCGGCCTGCCCATGA
- a CDS encoding KTSC domain-containing protein, with product MKRAAVDSSSIRSLGYAEDEQALEVEFHNGSLYRYERVPPEAVQALLAADSLGRHFNQVFKPCQFPYRRLR from the coding sequence GTGAAGCGCGCCGCGGTGGACTCCAGCAGCATCCGCTCGCTGGGCTACGCTGAAGACGAGCAGGCACTGGAAGTCGAGTTCCACAACGGTAGCCTGTACCGCTACGAACGGGTTCCGCCCGAAGCGGTGCAGGCCCTGCTGGCGGCCGACTCGCTGGGCCGGCATTTCAACCAGGTGTTCAAGCCCTGTCAGTTTCCCTACCGGCGCCTGCGCTGA
- a CDS encoding ABC transporter ATP-binding protein, protein MNKPVAVPPAPTVLPSRPLAFLWHYICQRPWHFGGLATLVISAAICAVAVQYGMKLLVDAMAEGSDQRATANVWAPLWLFLGLIVVENVFWRLGGWLGCRTVVASCVDIRVDLFRYLTGHPMRYFNEHFAGSLGNRISAVGQAAGTIYGGLAWKIVPPIVDFIGAVVVLLTVDWRMAVALVVFVIVVALLITGFGIRGRSKHQRFAAQAARVGGELVDAVSNVWTIKAFSARDREAERLAQEIGSEARAQRRSWMYLEKARVLHDICLSLMAGGMLVWAIRSWLGGSVSAGDVVLVSALTFRILHGSRDLALALVDTTQQVGAIADTLRIINQPHGLADPEPRLTLEAGDIDFEHVRFGYPERPAIFEDFNLHIPAGQAVGIVGASGAGKSTLLALLQRLDDVHGGQILIDGQDVRQVSQDSLREKIAVVPQETALFNRSILENIRYGRPAASDEEVYEAARHAFCDGFIRELPEGYRTLVGERGVMLSGGQRQRLGIARAFLKDAPILILDEATSALDTQSEAEIQDALNQLIQGRTVVAVAHRLSTLAGFDRIVVLREGHIVEDGPPHELRRRGGEFEALWRMQAEGFSREPGAVT, encoded by the coding sequence ATGAACAAGCCCGTTGCGGTCCCGCCTGCCCCCACGGTCCTGCCCAGCCGGCCGCTGGCCTTTCTCTGGCACTACATCTGCCAGCGACCCTGGCATTTCGGCGGGCTGGCAACGCTGGTGATCAGCGCGGCGATCTGCGCGGTGGCGGTGCAGTACGGCATGAAGCTCTTGGTCGATGCCATGGCCGAGGGCAGCGACCAGCGCGCCACGGCAAACGTCTGGGCGCCGCTGTGGCTGTTCCTCGGCCTGATCGTGGTGGAGAACGTGTTCTGGCGCCTCGGCGGCTGGCTCGGCTGCCGCACCGTGGTGGCCAGCTGCGTGGATATCCGCGTCGACCTGTTCCGCTACCTCACCGGCCACCCGATGCGCTACTTCAACGAGCATTTCGCTGGCTCGCTGGGCAACCGCATCTCCGCCGTCGGCCAGGCGGCGGGCACCATCTATGGCGGGCTGGCGTGGAAGATCGTGCCGCCGATCGTCGACTTTATCGGCGCGGTGGTGGTGCTGCTCACCGTCGACTGGCGCATGGCCGTGGCGCTGGTGGTGTTCGTCATCGTGGTGGCGCTGCTGATCACCGGCTTCGGCATTCGCGGGCGCAGCAAGCACCAGCGCTTCGCCGCGCAGGCGGCGCGGGTCGGCGGCGAGCTGGTCGATGCGGTGTCCAACGTCTGGACCATCAAGGCCTTTTCCGCCCGCGACCGCGAGGCCGAGCGCCTGGCCCAGGAGATCGGCAGCGAGGCGCGCGCCCAGCGACGCAGCTGGATGTACCTGGAAAAGGCCCGCGTACTGCATGACATCTGCCTGTCGCTGATGGCCGGCGGCATGCTGGTATGGGCGATCCGCAGCTGGCTGGGCGGCAGCGTCAGCGCCGGCGACGTGGTGCTGGTCAGCGCGCTGACCTTTCGCATCCTGCATGGCTCGCGCGACCTGGCGCTGGCGCTGGTCGACACCACCCAGCAGGTCGGTGCGATCGCCGACACCCTGCGCATCATCAACCAGCCGCACGGCCTGGCAGACCCTGAGCCGAGGCTGACCCTCGAAGCCGGCGACATCGACTTCGAGCATGTGCGCTTCGGCTACCCGGAGCGGCCAGCGATCTTCGAGGACTTCAACCTGCACATCCCGGCCGGGCAGGCGGTGGGCATCGTCGGCGCCTCGGGCGCGGGCAAGTCGACCCTGCTCGCCCTGCTGCAGCGGCTGGACGACGTGCATGGCGGGCAGATCCTCATCGACGGCCAGGACGTGCGCCAGGTCAGCCAGGACAGCCTGCGCGAGAAGATCGCCGTGGTGCCGCAGGAGACCGCGCTGTTCAACCGCAGCATCCTCGAGAACATCCGCTACGGCCGCCCCGCGGCGAGCGACGAGGAAGTCTACGAGGCGGCACGGCATGCCTTCTGCGACGGCTTCATCCGCGAGTTGCCCGAGGGCTATCGCACGCTCGTCGGCGAGCGCGGGGTGATGCTTTCCGGCGGCCAGCGCCAGCGCCTGGGGATCGCCCGTGCCTTCCTCAAGGATGCGCCGATCCTGATTCTCGACGAAGCCACCTCGGCACTCGACACGCAGTCCGAGGCGGAGATTCAGGACGCCCTGAACCAGCTCATCCAGGGCCGCACGGTGGTCGCCGTGGCGCACCGACTGTCGACCCTGGCGGGGTTCGACCGCATCGTCGTGCTGCGCGAGGGGCACATCGTCGAGGACGGCCCGCCGCACGAGCTGCGCCGCCGCGGTGGCGAGTTCGAGGCGCTCTGGCGCATGCAGGCCGAGGGCTTCAGCCGCGAGCCCGGCGCGGTCACGTGA